The following coding sequences are from one Microbulbifer sp. TB1203 window:
- a CDS encoding saccharopine dehydrogenase NADP-binding domain-containing protein, whose translation MIQRVLIIGGYGNFGRFIAKRLARNADVQLIIAGRNREKAHALAGQLDAINTPEATQIDITSGLADSLEQIAPDIVIHTSGPYQLQDYKVAKACIDHGCHYIDLADGRNFVNGIAELDRAAKERKLLICSGASSVPALSSAIIDQYIDEFGTLERIEYAIATAQLTNRGLATTLSVLSYAGKPFKTLIEGRMRDVYGWLGLRFRKFHGLGSRPLGNCDIPDLDLFPKRYPSLKTIRFRAGLELKLLHLILAAMSWLVSLRLFPSLSRMAPQLLKISRLFDIFGDDGSGFYMELTGRTAEGKTRRILFEIVARHGDGLYIPCIPAILMTQKLIRGETTDTGAHPCIGFIDLDEYLAGLSDLNIQWQTSRHNL comes from the coding sequence GCGCAACGCGGATGTCCAACTGATTATCGCCGGCAGGAACCGGGAAAAGGCCCATGCCCTGGCTGGTCAGCTCGACGCGATCAATACCCCCGAGGCAACCCAGATTGATATCACCTCGGGCTTGGCCGACAGCCTGGAGCAGATTGCACCGGATATCGTGATCCATACCTCTGGCCCTTATCAGCTGCAGGATTATAAAGTTGCCAAAGCCTGTATTGACCATGGGTGCCACTATATCGATCTCGCCGATGGCCGGAATTTCGTTAACGGTATCGCAGAACTCGACCGGGCGGCGAAGGAACGTAAACTGCTTATTTGCAGCGGCGCCAGTTCCGTTCCAGCACTATCCTCCGCCATCATCGACCAATATATCGATGAATTTGGGACACTGGAGCGCATTGAATATGCGATTGCAACCGCACAGCTGACCAATCGAGGACTCGCCACCACCCTGTCGGTTCTGAGCTACGCCGGAAAGCCATTCAAAACCTTGATCGAGGGGAGGATGCGCGATGTCTATGGATGGCTCGGTTTGCGCTTTCGCAAGTTCCACGGCCTGGGGAGCCGGCCGTTGGGAAATTGCGATATCCCTGACCTGGATCTTTTCCCAAAACGCTATCCGTCGCTAAAAACCATCCGCTTTCGCGCCGGCCTGGAACTCAAACTCCTTCACCTGATCCTCGCAGCCATGTCGTGGCTGGTGAGCCTTCGGCTCTTTCCTTCACTTTCCAGGATGGCGCCGCAACTTCTGAAAATTTCCAGGCTGTTCGATATTTTCGGCGACGACGGCAGCGGCTTTTATATGGAACTGACCGGAAGAACTGCCGAGGGAAAGACACGGCGGATCTTATTTGAAATCGTGGCCCGGCACGGCGACGGCCTGTATATTCCCTGCATCCCCGCCATTCTAATGACCCAGAAGTTGATCCGCGGTGAAACCACCGATACCGGCGCTCATCCCTGCATAGGCTTTATCGACCTCGACGAGTATCTCGCCGGGCTCTCGGACCTCAATATTCAATGGCAAACAAGTCGCCACAACCTTTAA